gTTCTTTCTCTGATCTACATTTTCTCCATTTCCAAAAATGTACTTTAGCTGTTTTATATCCAAGTTGTTCAAAGTGTTGATGTTTCATTTGAAAGGATGTATGTCTTACTATTGTATCAAGATCAataatgatttttttttcatgcTCAATAAAATCAACAGAATAAGATTCGACAATTTGTAATGGTACAAAATTGAGTTTGAAATTTGTAGCTACTGtatttaatacattttGTACTTCATGGAATGTTTTTAAGGCTTGTAATTTTTCATGATCGATTCTTAAAAAATCATTCATTGCGTTTAACCATGAAGgagaaatattatttaagtcatatttaaaattacTGTGTTCAgataagaaatatattgGTTCTCTTATTTTTGCTATTAATGTTAATGATTTTGGAATTGctcttttaaataataaatctattaaattaaataatttttctttctcaatatatttattataatatgttgCTGCATGTATAAAATCAATCAAGATAGCTGTTTTGGTAGTATTaaattgttcatatttaatattttcaaaaattcgattaattttatgttcttcatttatttcattcatataaaatgtatacaACAATTCACATAAAGTAGTAACATTACAGTTTTCTAAATTTTCTtcaacatttttatatattacatcAATATGACTTGTTGTAgtaaattttaattttgtcaaattgtatataatatttattaatgatgtatgatgaaaatgtgatatattatcaaaaaCTAAATTACAAAGACGACGTATAAGAAAACCTCTTGGTATACCAGCCATAGATAAAGTTTTCAAAGCTAATGTTACATCTTTTGTTGTGAATCTATCAATTTCTTCACACATTTTTTCCACAATTAAATTTGTTAATTCAACATCCAAATTTTGAGATAATCTCATACTCTCTAATAATTGGGTTAATAAAGTTGGAGTATATGCATCTATATTAGAAATagtttcttttttaatatgttcaaaaaaatattcattcatattattacataaacTTAAGGAATAACAAATACCAACTAAATCACGAGGATTCacattcattttttttaatacatgCTCACTTATTTTTGTAAGTAtcctttttatatcattattatttatggATAAACTAACTAAACGTAAAGAAAAGTTACATAAATATCTTGTA
This genomic stretch from Plasmodium reichenowi strain SY57 chromosome 1, whole genome shotgun sequence harbors:
- a CDS encoding hypothetical protein (conserved Plasmodium protein, unknown function) → MRILKNAVNKCNLFLQNTRRPVSNMSSLKMLGGIYSRKNCLPVRINNNILKESILCRNVSTNIMEKKNDGLEEQMSNDDIIKFFEENKNMNIDKLYNLIKNLSRKRIEDRKKIVDNEKFINIIEEIENRISIMNTRYLCNFSLRLVSLSINNNDIKRILTKISEHVLKKMNVNPRDLVGICYSLSLCNNMNEYFFEHIKKETISNIDAYTPTLLTQLLESMRLSQNLDVELTNLIVEKMCEEIDRFTTKDVTLALKTLSMAGIPRGFLIRRLCNLVFDNISHFHHTSLINIIYNLTKLKFTTTSHIDVIYKNVEENLENCNVTTLCELLYTFYMNEINEEHKINRIFENIKYEQFNTTKTAILIDFIHAATYYNKYIEKEKLFNLIDLLFKRAIPKSLTLIAKIREPIYFLSEHSNFKYDLNNISPSWLNAMNDFLRIDHEKLQALKTFHEVQNVLNTVATNFKLNFVPLQIVESYSVDFIEHEKKIIIDLDTIVRHTSFQMKHQHFEQLGYKTAKVHFWKWRKCRSEKEQQNYLCDIIYSVTDQKQNLDEINQVDNEKKLTISEQSE